Sequence from the Phragmites australis chromosome 11, lpPhrAust1.1, whole genome shotgun sequence genome:
acggtagtttcaattatctagattttacaaaatagtgatgtaggTATAATTGTAGATAATTAGAAATTGTATTAAGTAGACGggggtttaattagtttaaattagttagtttgcttaggagtaATATTGATTGTAGCGAACTAaacgtattgttaggtgatcatcggttTCGGTAATTTTGTCAGAGTTTTGATAACCAGAAGTATAGTTTTCTGGTATTAATGTTGGACAAATTTTTAGATGTTTCTATGGATACCCAATAagctatattttcagatatattatggtgaatatCATATTGGTTATGGTCCTAGCGGTAGAGATCTTTTTGGATTTCAGCATGCTGTCAAGAGACTTATTTGACCCAATAagaggaccatagtgggcgtgtgcaagtggTTGATGTGTCATTTTAACTGGATCCCCAGCAACATAAGTTTAAGCTGAGAGTTGTGCTAAGCTATGCTACTTAGGGGTACTTTGGAAAGCTCATCCCGATTAATATGACATCTACTTGGAGACAGTACGTAGATATAGTATATGAATATGGTCTCCCTCTTATGCTGCTAGCTGAGGCGAATCAGAAGGATCCAACACAGAAAAATATTGGGGAAACAGTAACAGTAATAAGTCAGACATTGGTCAATGAAGCACACCTGATAAGTGTGAGGGACGAGCAAAATGTTGGGGATATACATGATATACAACCaaggggtgtagccgatgaggggagCACATCTTTAGCAGAActgaagagatggagagggaggatcaatagctcgaggaagccattgccgatgaggattcatccgacaaGGAGGAAAATACTCTGTtactgcagagtggaggaataaaaaaaattcaaagctAGTGGTCAGTGAGGGTCATCGGATATcatgggaatatcatgagaacgagctGTTCTatggtgctatgtaccctactaaGGAGGCTGTTTTTGAtacagtgaaattctggtcgctgtctctttagaggcagttcaaggttgtgaagtcaagcaaaagggagtacAACATCAAGTGTTTTGTGTCCGATTGTCCGTGGCAGATGCACGCattcaaggggaagtgggttgaccattgggagtgctcaatagttatgGAGCATAACTatcacattgagaaaatagagttgtcCCACAGGAACCTATCATCTGTGTTGCCATTGTTATGTACAGAGAGATTGTGGATAACCTAAAGTATAAGTCACATTTAATAATCTGTACTATTGAGAAAAGGTTCCAatatacaataaactatgccAAGGTATGAAGGGCGAAATAGAAAACTATTGAGATGGGGTTTGGGacatacgaagattcatatgacGACTTACCAcgtcaactagccacaatatatgcgagaaaccctagaagttactttgacatcaagcattaatCCTCGAGTGAGAAGCTTGGAATGCGAGTATTAcagcatgctttctttgcatttgcggcaatCATCAAGATATTTAGGCActatcgacccatcatttgcttggacgggATGTTCCACACTAGGAAGTATAAAGGACATATTCTGTCTACAATTGGGGTTGACAGGAACAAGCAAGTCATCCCACTGTGGTTTGCCCTCGTGGAGAGCAAGAATGGGAATAGctagtattggttccttgagcagTTCAAGCATACTATTATTCTGGACCGACCTGATGTAtttttgattcatgatagacaggTAGGgctgttgcaggctttgctagaTATGCAATACGGCAGTGTTCAACGGTGTGTAAAAGCAAAGTGGctcgacttgaagagcaggcagtgcatgaggcatatggaTATAAACTTTTacatacaatttaaaaacaagggtttgatgaatcttttcaagaaattatgcAGCTAAAGCCAGTAGAGAAAGTTCAATACACTATGGACAAGACTAGACAAATTAACAATGAAGCAGACACTAGAGATGAGCCGGTTGCTCTTGGACTgatcccaacagatactccctagatagtaaggaggtcaggatCAGCTATTAGGAACTTTTCgtagtggatacaaaatgagccaagagagaAATGGGCATTGATGTACAACACTGGCGGGgtaaggtatgggataatgacaacgAATCTTGTTGAGATCTACAACTGGGTTATATGAGGTATGAGGTCCCTTTCACTTATTGGAATTATTGAAGGCATTATGAATGGAacttgcagatattttattgatcgctacACAGCTGCTTCAAAGGCAATGACACATAACTGTATGctgtatggatcgatgctatgtgacTGCAtgaagaaggccacaaagaaggtaCATATGCACCACGCAAATCAAGAGGGAACTGCGGAGCACATGTTCAGTGACTTGTGCCAAGATAAGGGTCATAGGGGTGGTAAACGTGAGCaacatgtgcaagagtgcgtgcttaggaaCGGAACATGCATCTATACGTGCCCGAAGCCACAATTGGTACACAGGccatgtacacacgtcatagctgcatgtgaaGAGTCCAATATATTGTCAAGACAACATGTTTCATGCTActtcatgaaggatcagatattgAAGACATGGAATTATGAGCTTTATGGTTACGACATTATTGACATATTTACAAGTGATCTAGATCCCGCGCGAATGTACGTGGTAgacaaagagaagatgaagtacacaccgGGACGTCGATAAACTCAGCGGATTcggaatgatatggatgaatctaaggcaggtccaagggtgaagcgacACAACAAGTGCGATGAAAATGGTCACACATACAAAAACTGTCCaaaaaatgcacctgttgtgtAGATAGGGTCATGACGGCGGTCACGTGTGAATGCGTTTAGCGTATCTCAATTTTATATTTGTAAGCTAATCGCCTTACTTATGTACGTTgtatttggaccttacatttcTATTTGATTGTGTACCTATATGTTGTAATCTGTTCATGTAATTGTGTGTACCtatatgttatatgttgttcaCGTAACTGTGTGTATATGTACAATACAGACTATTTAAATTTGGTTTCAATGTAGATATGGCACGCTCACTGACCCCTGAGCTTtttgaccctgcagtggacaagaagcaccgcagcttcttgtctgccattcaccagacggagttaggagtTTTTCGACCACGTGGCCTCGAGGAGttacttacgatcgacgatAGTTGAAAGCATAAATATGTCACGAATTAGCTACGTATATtcctgattatttatttattgcatgttCTACATTTAGTTAATATTACAAATACTATAGGTTAGTAGCATATAGACTCCTACCGCTGTGTCATTTGGTGAAGGCCCGAGCGACATAGAACCCTAAGGCAGCTGTGAGGCGATTCTATTTTGACTGCTCGCTGGTTGCTGCTCTGGTTGACCGGTGGAGGCCTAagacccacactttccacctcccctgcggcgagATGGCTCCGACGTTGCAGGACATAGAttacctgttaggcttaccttgcgctaGAGCCGCTGTTAGAGTCGTCGACGTGGATGCAGACTGCATGAATGTCATGCTCGCGTGGTTCTCCCCAGTTCAACGGACAAACAATGCACCCGCCTACGTGCCTAAGTTCCCGTCAGATCCACGAGGGCcgacgaagaagtggatcctccagTTCCAGGTACCTTGCGATTTACCTTCCCATGTACTTTACGTTTTtcaagatattttactcatcatgaGTTGCATTACTTCAAGCCTGCATACATCCACCCAGAAGCTGGTGTGTACTTGATTAcgaggcacttggaggcctacctgctttggttgtttggttgggttatgttcaccagcggccaaaGTCACCTAGTGTCGAGGACCCTTCTTCCGTATACGAGGGGGATCACAGATGCGGAGTCCGATGATATCCCCCAATTCAGTTGGGCCTTCGCTATCCTAGCAGCGACATATCGGGCCTTGTGCGATGTGTgcatgaagaagaagacactACCCacatttgctgggtgcccactccTACTGCAGGTGTGGTCGTGCGAGCGGATCACGATTGGCCGGCCCATTATGGACTACTCCCCGTACCCCGAGTAATGGTATGGGGAACCCGAGGAGGACAGGCCCACCATGGGCTCATTGTGGTGTCGATGACAGGTACGTAAGAAACATAGCTCTGCTTTACTTGCCACATGTTTTTTAAGTtggtttcttactatttttctccacagTCACACTAGGCGCACGATAAGGCCCACAACGCGTATGAGCTTTTTAGGTCGCAGTTCGACCGTATGCGTCCATAGGACGTGGTTTGGACCCCCTATAGCCACTTGATGATACAAGACCATGCGCCTTTCGGTCTGTCTCCGTTGTGCAGCCGCAACGAGGACTATTCTCTTATGAAGAAGCCGCTCATCTTCAACacctacgtcgaggagtacatATCCCATCGCGTGATGAAGCAGTTCGGATGCTTCCAGATGTCCCCCCTCATCAGTGTTCGCACAGTTTTGCCCCACGTCcacaggtaactaaaatcaaatacatAATCCATAGCATGCTTAATCTTATTTTTAGTCTATTTAACGTGGTTAACTTGTAGGTATACATGTAAGGGCCAACCAGGTGGTAACCTATGGGCAGATTGCTTGACGCTATACGTCTCGATGTGGGCCCATacccttgaggatgtcgtcgaggAGCCTCGTCCTTTCGCTGACCTGGGCTTTGAGGAGTACCTGCGGTGGTACGTCCCGCGTATACGTACACGGGTCACATACACCCCAGGTAATGTCTGGTCGCACATCGCTTCGACTATAGAGGCCTACCTGGGCTATTGGGATGAGGATGCTGCATTAGCAGTATGTCTAATAAACATATCTTTTTGTCATCATATAATCCCATATGAACCACTTTAAACTGAAATTATCATTTCATGTTTCTTCTAATAGGCTGATATTAtatatgatatccatagggacgcggCTGGAGCCATGGGACGCCTCAAGCAAGGATTCAGCTTAGTGTGATGGATGTAGCGGGATTTGTGAAGTGAGTTTTTGACAAGACTGTCCGGACCCTAAAGCCTACCTCATGCTGATCCACCGCAGACGTCGTCGGTGCTCCTTCCAGGTCCAATGGGGTCCACACAGAGTCGTCCAGGAGATATGATGTACAACGACCTCCATCGGGACTGGCATCCACACCGTCACCTCGACCATGATCTCCAGGGCTAGTAACAATAGGTACACATTTTTCATATGCACTGCGTTTAGTGATATCtttttgttactgatgcattaatttaaaaaattatattatgtgCACCTACACACTTATCAGCGCCGACACCTAGACCATGGCCAGCGTCGACACATTCACCATTCGCaggcctctcaggtaatgggTGCCAATATACTACCGCATTCAATATATTTaatagtatatctaatgtaATCATCCTTCCGCATGTTACTACGGTGATGAAGCTAGGACATCTTCATCTGCACCTCCACCGTTTGCACCCTACTTCGGCACTCAAGTCTGGCCGTCTACAGCTACCCCTGCATACCATATAAatacaatattttatttttactaaTACATTTATTTTCACATTTACCGTATCTAATACATTCATCCGTTCACAGGCCCCTCTAGTGATTATGCATGGACGACAGTGGCACCATCGCAGTCGTATTACCCTAATTAGGAGGATGAGCCTGAGTTGGACCCCCATTTTTTACCTCATGAGGGACTTCTTCCAGGGAACACTGGACTACGACGTCGTCACATGGTCCTAGTTGCCCACAGCTCCACTACCGACGTAGCAGACCCAGGAGGAGACCTCGACTCCCTTTATCGCTACAAGGCCTACCAGATAGGTTGTTCCACCGGACAATCTGACCTACTCTAGGAGCCACGTGAGGGCGAACCAGCGGCACACACGATATTTATGCACCCTCAACAGTACGAGGAGCACGTTAAGGTACGTTCATCGTTATTACATGTCCCAGTTAATTGTTATGTTGCACTTCTAAGAGATGTTTATATTTCCGTATGCTCTTTTTGTATACTAGGTATTCCCTCGTGATGAAGAGTTACTGAACAAACCTATCGAGAACTTTTTTGGGATGCATCTACTCTTCAGTGATGGCTGCCTACCCAGACATAACTGGAGACGCAGAGGTGGTCATTCCAGACCTTCACACCATTGTGAAAGAGGTGGTGGTTCGAGCCGCCGTGGAAGAGGTGGTAGTTCGACAACAAACACAAGAGGACGTGCTTCTACCACTTCCACCACAACCGAAGAGGTTGATTCTAATGATGATGACTTCGTGCTTACTCCTCAGAGAACTCCACGCCATTATAAATTCTCTGACGATGGGGCAGATAACTGGGATCCTAactttaattatttttcatatatacCAGCACCACGTAGACCAAAATCCCCAGAATACGATTACCATTGGATGGAATGTGAGATAAGGCATAGATAACTTCAAGAGCCATTTCGTTCGTAGTGTttatgctactaaatattgtattttttgaatttaagatggttatattatttttaatctattacctaAGTTGTATATGTATTAAGATGTAGCCTGAAGGCTAGTTCGGTGAGCTGGAGCAGTGTCCGCAACAGAAAATGTGCCAGGAATAGGTGCAGTTCGATGGCATTTCCTTTTATGAACGTTCAAGGCATGAATCTCCGTGGCCACACTTAGGGCGGCTGAGTTGACAGATTGTGACTAATATTGGTTTGCTGTTAGATACTTTGGTGTGCAAACTTTCTCTGCACTAGGTCCTGGTTGTCAGTGATACAGTTTCTCGCCAAATCTTGCGTCGCCAGACTTTGGACACAACCACAACACACCATGGTAAGCAACCGCCCTCGATTCGATGATTAGGACCACCATCTGATCCCTGGGCACCGAGAGATCGCAACCCATTTTTTTCAAGCATTACACATATCAACCACAATCACCCAACAAAACTGATGCATGTATTTCGGAATTTCAAACTCCAGGGAACCAGGAATCAAGAGTTGATGCAATAGCTGCCTTATATAGATGTGCTAAAATATTACAGTGTCCACCAAACCAAAGAATGTATCAGAATCTTTCCGTTTTAAATAACAGCATCGCCATATAGTTCATGTGACAGTGTTTCCCTCAAACAAATGATAACTTACTCTAAGCAACAAACACCACGTATAACAAAGCAAAATTCACAATTTATGCTGCTGGCGCCACAGGGCAAGGGAGGCTTCACAGTTTGTCATTTATCCGCAGCAGGGCCAGCACTCAAGAAGCTAATAAACAGGGGCATAGTTTAGGTAGAATCCGGTCttcatctacaacaaaaaaaattcccaTCTAACCTCCTCAGGTATTTACACGAGGGGGTAGATCTTGATTGAGCCTCTTCGAAGAGATGGGGTTACAGTCTCAATCAGCAGTTCACGCCGCATTGCCCCAAGGCGGCGGCTTTCTGTGTAGGGGAGATGAAAGGGTCTATCTTCACCCACAGCAGGGAGAAAATTGACGCCAGAAGGATGGACCAGACAATGACGATAGTTGGCGTGCGGTTCTGCCTGCCCATGAGACCCTTGAGGAAGGGGTAGAGATGGAGGATCACCCAGATTGAGAAGAAAAGCTTTCCGAAAAGTGGACCCCAGGATTGGTAACCACTGTTAATGGCGTATGAGATTCCTGCAACCATGCCCACCAGGTTAATGACAAGAACAGTGGTCGGAGGGATGAGCAAACTGGTCCACTTGAACACATATAGCTCAGCAAAGTCGCCATCCTCATCAGATGCCTTTGAGGTAACTGTGAAGTTGGTGTCAATTCCTGCCAACACTTTGAGCAGACCCTGGAACACCGCGAAGAGATGAGCAGAGGTGCCACCAATGACCCAAAACTGCTCATTTCTCCACCAGTCCTCAATACCAACACCACTCCATCGGAGCTCCAATATACCAGTGGCAAAGATGGAGGCAAAAAGGAGAATAAAGAACATCCCAGCATAATTACTAATCTGCGCATCATAAAAAGATATGAACATTAGAAAAAGTTGACCAGACGATACTTGATGGAAAGGGTTTCAGCAGCGCAGACATGTAACTAAAAAGACCAAGCTCTGCTGAACTTTAACTTATGACAACACAAAACATTGtcataattgaaaaaaaaaatctctatatTTGAGTCAGAAGAAAAATGCCAAGGGATAACAGATACTAGCTTACACTCTAGCCACATGTTGTTGATTAATTCTAGTCGCTAGTTAAATGCAATGACGGTTATACAGTGCGTGATAAATGAACGATAATGAGTGCAACAAAGCTACTATCTAACAATTCTTGAATAACAAAGCAAGGAAAAGAAAGGGCATCTTGTGACAAACCTCGGGAATGATAAATTTATTGGTGAGGAGACAGATAGCAGGAAGCACACAATAGGCGATAAGTGGAATAGATGTTATCGGATAAACGATGGTGTTGATGTAAGCCAGCCTCTCCAGAAGTTTCAAATGCCCACTGTAACCATACCAGATAGGACAATGTCTGCTAAGCAAAATTTCAACTGACCCAAGTGCCCAACGGAGCACTTGGTTAAGACGGTCGGAAAGATTGATTGGTGCAGAACCCTTGAAGCAAGGTCGTGGTGGCATGCAATAGATTGACATCCAACCTCTTGCATGCATTTTAAACCCAGTCAGAATATCCTCTGTAACAGAACCATAGATCCAACCAATCTGAAACCACGTAAATGAAAATCACATCAGAGTCCTGGAACCCTATGAAAAAGGGGTTCTATGCTATGATGCAAAGTTGCATAAACAATTAACTCTAGGATACAAAAGAAGGGAAACTATGCTTTTCCCCACTAACCTCTTTTCCCCATTCAGTTTTGTCTTCATACCCACAGCTGATGACATGGATAGCTTCCTTTAGTAGAGAAGCTGGGTTTGTTGAAGGTGGTATGCCTCCTTGAGTCATAAAGGTGGATGCGATAAAAATTGGAGACTGACCAAAGCGTTTCTCCAATTTCCTCTGGGACATAAGCACTGACCTTTCATCCTCATAGCCTAATGGAATTGCAAAAGTAAGATAAAGCGGAAGCCAGCCAGCTTGAGTATCTCAAGATTCTTTTATGTCCAAAATCAGACGAGAGAAGCATGTTTGATAACGCAATATAAGCAGTGATTGTTCTAAGCTCTCTAAGAATAAAAATAAGGTAAGAAATGCACAACAGAAAGTACAGAGCCACATACCTTCTATACCCTCTTCTATATCTTCCATGTTGAAGATGGGAGCTGAAGATTCTGTTCGTTTCATAATACGGTTTTGACTATCCATATAActcttgttctttttcttccttctacCACAGCAGCTCTTAACAACAATGTTAGGCTCCAGATCGGCTTCAGTCAATACAGGATCATAGCCATACAAAGCCTGCCTATTGAAACAGCATCCTGTTCCCACGTAAACTGGACCCTGAATGCCATCTAAACCTTTCATATTGATCTGCAAAACAAATACCATGTGAGCCATGAAAAATTAGTTGTGATGATTAACAAAGGCACCACCAGTCCGTCAGACTTACATCAAAGAAAACTATGTTGCGATTAGCATATCGATCATGCAAGTCAATGCCATCAAATCTTTGTGGAAACTGTACATAACAAGTTTTCCTTCCAAGTGCAGGATCCATCATGAAGCACATTGCTTCTCTAAGAGCTTTGCTGCTATTGAAGTAATGGTCACAATCCACATTGAGAAGATAGGCACCATTTGTCAGAACAGCAGATACACGAATCTGCCCACCAGCAAAAGGGATACAATTAGTATGGAACAGATAAATACAGTGCATGGTGTAGAAGTGAATTCATGGAAGAGAAAAGCATACCAGTGCATTCATTGCACCAGCCTTCTTGTGATGCTGGAAGCCTGGTCTCTTTTCACGAGAGACATAGACAAGACGGGGTAACTCATTTCCATCGGTGTCAAGCCCACCACTGTGCCCCAAGAACACCTGATTTCCATGCAGAGCAAGTTAAATACATAAGATCCAGGGTACAtcaaattttaaaagaaatagcTTCATTTAAAGTAAAGGGCACCTGAATCATGCCAGGATGGTCCCTTTGATTATTCCCAGGCCAGGCAGTTCCATCAGCCATGGTCCACCCCTCTTCAGGCACTTTCTGTGCTTTGGCAACAAGGGCATTGATTCTAACTTTGAATTCTTCATACTCTCTCTGAAGCAAAGCATATTCAAAGTTAAAATCCAACCAAGAGGTAGAGAAACAGTAGCTTAACCACGAGATTTGTAGTTTACCTTCATTGCTCGCCTTTCCTTAACAAACGAAGGTTGGATTTTGTCCTTTAGGTAATCTATTTTTTGAGCAAAGTAGAATTCTGGAGCTCTTGGTTCGATGTTGTGCTTCTTGCAAAAGGGAACCCACTTCCTAGCAAATTCTGCAGTTTCTGAGAGGGCCTCAAAAGTCAACATAGCTGAACCATCATCCGAAACATAGCATGACACCTTGTCAACAGGGTAATCTACAGCAAGAATGGACAAGACAGTGTTGGCTGTGATCAGTGGAGGTTCCTTCAGTGGATCCACTGTACTGACAAAGACATCAATGGGAGCCAGCTGTGATGGCTCTCCCTCTCTATCATATCTGCAGCGTTAGTATTAGGCATCTCAGCACACAGAGTGTCAATACAAGAGCATTTTAGTGCCCAAAATCCTGACAAAATGTGCACCAATGTTGTAGCTTACCTCAATGCAAGCCTGTCGAGGTATGTTTCACGGTTGATTGGATACCATTTCGGGAATTGATCTAGAAGCCAAGACAAGGCAAACCAAATCTCACAGATAACAGATACTAGCCATAATCCATAAGCATCGGGCACTGGATGAGTGACACGATattggaagaagaagcaaaggaTGATAAGCCGGAGAATGATCACGACCCGGTAAAGGTTGAGCTGGTTTGAGGGAATAGGCACAATACGGCTCAGAGGTAGCCGTGCATCATCAACCCTGCCACAAAGGCAAAAGGTACAGATACCTCAGTTTCTTTGAAGCAAAACCTACAATAAACATGACTGTGCACACCACTACTACTGGTAAAGGTTAGCTAAGGGAAAAACAATTAGATCCAGATATACTCATAAATATAAAACTACTTCCTAGTCATtgattgacctggagaagggcTTTCTGTTTTTCCATTTTTGAGATCAAGTGCCACTCTAATGCCCATGTGAGTTCTCTTCAGTGTGCGCTGATATGACATTACCCCCCGCTAGTGCACTTCATCCCAAAGCAACACAAGTATCCATATCCAATGCGAACTCTTATCATGCATACCTAAATATACCATAAGTAGGATGTATAATAACATAGGTAAGGGAAGAAGGTTTATACATTTGCATATCTTCACCATTTGAGCCAGTCCCTTCCATGTCTCCTCTCGCCTCTGGATATTTATTAGTCACTTGCATCATATTTTTGTCCTGTTTAACCCTCCAGCTCTCCACTCTTTCCTTCCAGTCAACACTATTAAGTCCATAGGAATTCAAGTCCTTCGAGGGGTCCACAATCCTCACAGGAACTGAAATCATAGTAGAGATATATTAATGTTTTCCAACTAATGTGCAGATACATTTTCCAAAAGAAGCAATTTATATGTATGAGACAATACCTGGGACGCTTGGATCGACGTAGCTCGATGTTGGGCTGCGGATAGAATGGCGGTCAGGGGAAGCATCAGGGATCTCTCCAGATATCTGAACAAAAATATCAATATGTTAGTAGCCAAGAAAAGTCCAATAACACAAGTAGGTACACCACTGCACTGTAGTGAACAATGCACCATAGTATCAAAGATTGATATCAATAAATTGAAACATGCATGACTAATATTATACCTGTTGCCCACTTGTCAAGCGAGGTATCCTGTGATGTGGTTCATGGCGAGCAGATGAAGACAGATCAACATCTTCTCCTTGACCATGCAGCTGCCACTCTGGACCTTTCCCATTGCCCTGCTTATAGTTGAATTCATTATCCAGGTCATCaacatcttcctcctcctcatcgcccTGAACACGAGGACTACCTGAATTTTGTCCAATAGAACAAAAGCAGCATGCATTAATTATTGTCATTGAGAATAAAATTGATAATCTTAGTTGTCAAGAAATAACATCATAAACAGTGTCCAGTACACTGTGATTTTTTTGTTCAAATGAAGAAAGCACAAGATATAGACTCCCACATACTATTATTGTACAGGTTACACGATACTCAAAGAAGTTGTACAGAAACTAACCTTTTAGCCTCTTGTATCTAGTCTTGCACTGAGGGCAGCACTGGTTCCCTTCCTTACGCTCATACTCATAGCACGGGCGGCAGACAGGGAAGGCACACTCATTGCAGGCGACAAAGACATCACCGGTGGCTGAAACGCCAACAGTGTCACCACAAATCTGGCAGACCTTCCCATTCACATTTTTTGGCGTCTTACCCTGCATCAGTGAGATAACAACACAGTTAGCAGACATCCAGACAGAATTACACGACTAGAAGACACAAGGACCCCCAAATGCACTTCACACGTCAGCAACAGACAAAAAATTGATCGGTGATCAACTGTTTGCTTGGCTTCAAGTTGAGGCTAAGATCCATATGCCGGAAAGGGCGGCCCTTAACAGAAGATGAACTAATTCCCTGGTGCTTTAATGGCAAAGGCACATTACAGCAGGCAAAATAAGGATCTAATTCATCAATGGAGCCATGCTAAGGAACTATTGAGGCACAACTTGTCAGGTAAACTCAGGATCTGAACAATCCGAGGCTGCATTACACTGGATCTCCGAAATAGCGGAGCtccttcactaccggttggcAATTTGCCACACGAAGCAGACTGGTCGCACAATTCCATCACGCACGAACCATTCAGAAATCGCCGGGACGGACATGCTCTGATCTACTTACTTACACAGTGAAACGGGACCATCGCCGTAATGGGCAGGAGAAGCGCCGCGAATCTACGAACAGGCCCGCAAAAGGCAAAGGCAATTGGGGGGCGAATCCGAGCGTTAAGCCTAACACCTCGACCCAGATCCACCGACACACGCGCGCGGCGTGAGCGGTCGGTCACCAGCAGAACCGGAGCGAGGACGACACCGGGAGACACGTACCGCAGCGGGCGCGTCGCCGTCGTGGCGGATCATGACGAACTCGTTG
This genomic interval carries:
- the LOC133884900 gene encoding probable cellulose synthase A catalytic subunit 1 [UDP-forming], with the translated sequence MAANKGMVAGSHNRNEFVMIRHDGDAPAAGKTPKNVNGKVCQICGDTVGVSATGDVFVACNECAFPVCRPCYEYERKEGNQCCPQCKTRYKRLKGSPRVQGDEEEEDVDDLDNEFNYKQGNGKGPEWQLHGQGEDVDLSSSARHEPHHRIPRLTSGQQISGEIPDASPDRHSIRSPTSSYVDPSVPVPVRIVDPSKDLNSYGLNSVDWKERVESWRVKQDKNMMQVTNKYPEARGDMEGTGSNGEDMQMVDDARLPLSRIVPIPSNQLNLYRVVIILRLIILCFFFQYRVTHPVPDAYGLWLVSVICEIWFALSWLLDQFPKWYPINRETYLDRLALRYDREGEPSQLAPIDVFVSTVDPLKEPPLITANTVLSILAVDYPVDKVSCYVSDDGSAMLTFEALSETAEFARKWVPFCKKHNIEPRAPEFYFAQKIDYLKDKIQPSFVKERRAMKREYEEFKVRINALVAKAQKVPEEGWTMADGTAWPGNNQRDHPGMIQVFLGHSGGLDTDGNELPRLVYVSREKRPGFQHHKKAGAMNALIRVSAVLTNGAYLLNVDCDHYFNSSKALREAMCFMMDPALGRKTCYVQFPQRFDGIDLHDRYANRNIVFFDINMKGLDGIQGPVYVGTGCCFNRQALYGYDPVLTEADLEPNIVVKSCCGRRKKKNKSYMDSQNRIMKRTESSAPIFNMEDIEEGIEGYEDERSVLMSQRKLEKRFGQSPIFIASTFMTQGGIPPSTNPASLLKEAIHVISCGYEDKTEWGKEIGWIYGSVTEDILTGFKMHARGWMSIYCMPPRPCFKGSAPINLSDRLNQVLRWALGSVEILLSRHCPIWYGYSGHLKLLERLAYINTIVYPITSIPLIAYCVLPAICLLTNKFIIPEISNYAGMFFILLFASIFATGILELRWSGVGIEDWWRNEQFWVIGGTSAHLFAVFQGLLKVLAGIDTNFTVTSKASDEDGDFAELYVFKWTSLLIPPTTVLVINLVGMVAGISYAINSGYQSWGPLFGKLFFSIWVILHLYPFLKGLMGRQNRTPTIVIVWSILLASIFSLLWVKIDPFISPTQKAAALGQCGVNC